One genomic window of Candidatus Eisenbacteria bacterium includes the following:
- a CDS encoding glycosyltransferase family 4 protein has translation MPEHGTFIQIAHGADWGGTERHLLDLSTNLLQRGYPVKIILSHEGVTAVRVREQKIPLEIIRRSRIPLDYLFRLRETLRRLPPSLVHVHSGRLPALAARAAGVSAVVETRHGLGSRRAGADPPDSREGIREIVGGSWIDAIITVCRTDRDYLAAFRGEKANRVFHIPNGVARDEFPLKRCLSKPVCSPGNERAPLCIGYLGRLSEEKGLLHLLQALSEHSRPFHLEIAGTGPLEKELRAVTQSLDLTSRVRFIGFLDSIGRYISGWDLVALPSIWEGLPYAALEALGWGRPLLATRVGGLPDLIREGEWGWLAAPGDASSLGRALARIPWDRNHLRKMGEKGRQYLSLHFSLDQMVDRILDIYKEVMR, from the coding sequence ATGCCCGAGCACGGGACATTTATCCAGATCGCGCATGGGGCCGACTGGGGGGGGACGGAACGGCATCTCCTCGACCTTTCAACCAATCTCCTTCAGCGGGGTTATCCCGTTAAGATCATCCTGTCTCATGAGGGGGTGACGGCGGTGCGGGTGCGGGAGCAAAAGATCCCCCTCGAGATCATCCGACGCTCCAGAATTCCTTTGGATTACCTTTTCCGCCTCAGAGAAACGCTGAGGAGGCTTCCGCCCTCACTGGTTCATGTGCATTCGGGTCGCCTGCCGGCTCTTGCAGCTCGGGCCGCAGGCGTCAGCGCCGTCGTAGAGACACGGCATGGGCTGGGCTCGAGAAGAGCCGGGGCGGATCCTCCGGATTCGCGAGAGGGGATAAGGGAGATTGTCGGCGGATCCTGGATTGACGCGATCATCACTGTCTGCAGGACGGATAGGGACTACCTGGCCGCATTCCGGGGAGAGAAAGCGAACCGGGTCTTCCATATCCCCAACGGGGTTGCGCGGGATGAGTTTCCATTGAAAAGATGCCTTTCAAAGCCTGTTTGCAGCCCCGGGAACGAAAGAGCGCCTCTTTGTATCGGCTATCTGGGACGCCTCTCCGAGGAGAAGGGACTCCTTCATCTCCTGCAGGCCCTTTCTGAGCATTCCCGACCCTTTCATCTCGAAATCGCCGGAACCGGCCCCCTCGAGAAGGAGCTACGAGCCGTAACGCAAAGTCTGGATCTCACATCACGTGTTCGATTCATTGGATTCTTGGACTCGATAGGCCGATACATTTCAGGCTGGGATCTTGTGGCGCTCCCCTCAATCTGGGAAGGTCTACCGTATGCGGCACTCGAGGCCTTGGGCTGGGGGAGACCGCTTTTGGCGACGCGTGTCGGAGGGTTGCCGGATCTCATCAGAGAGGGAGAGTGGGGATGGCTCGCGGCCCCTGGTGACGCATCTTCGTTGGGCCGGGCATTGGCCAGAATACCTTGGGATAGGAATCATCTGCGGAAGATGGGGGAGAAGGGTCGCCAGTATCTGTCCCTCCATTTCTCACTCGACCAGATGGTGGATAGAATCCTGGACATCTACAAAGAGGTGATGCGATGA
- a CDS encoding glycosyltransferase family 2 protein, translating into MKLSVIMPAYNEESTIEEILSRVKAVPIPKEILVVDDASVDGTVDLVESLNDPEIRLFRHDVNQGKGAAIRTAIPHCTGDIIVIQDADLEYCPEEFPNLIRPIVDGLADVVYGSRFLGGPHRVHLFWHWVGNQLLTLFSNMMTNINLSDMETCYKAFRTEILKSLTLRSNRFGFEPEVTAKVSRLGCRIYETPISYHGRGYSDGKKIGWRDGFVAFWTIIKYRFTD; encoded by the coding sequence ATTAAGCTCTCCGTCATCATGCCGGCGTACAACGAAGAATCAACAATCGAAGAGATTCTCAGCCGCGTGAAGGCCGTTCCCATCCCAAAGGAGATCCTTGTTGTGGATGATGCGTCGGTCGATGGCACCGTGGATCTTGTTGAATCGCTGAATGATCCGGAAATTCGCCTCTTTCGCCATGATGTCAATCAGGGCAAAGGCGCCGCTATCCGAACCGCCATACCCCATTGCACGGGTGATATCATTGTCATTCAGGATGCTGATTTGGAGTACTGCCCGGAGGAATTCCCGAATCTCATCCGCCCGATCGTCGATGGGCTGGCGGATGTCGTTTACGGCTCTCGCTTTCTTGGAGGCCCCCACCGTGTGCATCTTTTCTGGCACTGGGTGGGCAATCAACTCCTGACACTCTTCAGCAATATGATGACGAACATCAATCTTAGCGACATGGAGACATGTTATAAAGCCTTCCGAACCGAAATATTGAAGAGCCTGACCCTCAGATCGAACCGTTTTGGCTTTGAGCCGGAGGTAACGGCAAAAGTGAGCCGGCTGGGATGCAGAATCTATGAAACGCCGATTTCCTATCATGGCAGGGGGTATTCCGATGGAAAGAAAATCGGCTGGAGGGATGGATTCGTGGCATTCTGGACGATCATCAAGTACAGATTCACCGATTAG
- a CDS encoding site-2 protease family protein, giving the protein MSSQYPQWPSDGRDPFFVAAPPQPHMRNRYWLHLGLFIVTLVSATFVVAGWPPNWGMGLLYGIPLVVILLCHEMGHYLMCRRYRVPATLPYFIPFPLSIFGTMGAVIRMKQITGRKALFDIGIAGPLAGLLITLPVTYFGLQLSEVRGTGGLPDGVLTLGEPLLFQWLSHLALGPLPADADVVLHPMAFAGWAGFFVTSLNLLPAGQLDGGHVIHAMTPKLSHKISWLTLLGLAITAWFFSGWWFVVILVFFIGLRHPPVADTEELGQSRIWMGFLALIIFFLTFTPHPFGNIP; this is encoded by the coding sequence ATGAGTTCTCAATACCCACAGTGGCCGAGCGATGGCCGGGATCCCTTCTTTGTAGCCGCGCCGCCGCAACCCCACATGCGGAACCGGTATTGGCTGCATCTTGGTCTTTTCATCGTCACGCTTGTCTCTGCGACATTTGTTGTCGCCGGATGGCCACCCAATTGGGGGATGGGCTTGCTCTATGGCATACCATTAGTCGTCATTCTCCTCTGTCATGAAATGGGGCATTATCTCATGTGCCGTCGTTACCGGGTTCCAGCGACATTGCCCTATTTTATACCTTTTCCGCTTAGTATTTTCGGTACGATGGGCGCTGTGATCCGAATGAAACAGATTACAGGACGGAAAGCTCTCTTTGATATCGGAATCGCCGGCCCTTTGGCCGGGCTCCTCATAACCTTGCCGGTCACCTATTTTGGATTGCAATTGTCGGAAGTGCGGGGAACCGGCGGTCTTCCTGATGGGGTTCTCACTCTCGGCGAACCCTTACTTTTTCAATGGTTAAGTCATCTGGCCTTGGGACCATTGCCCGCCGATGCGGACGTCGTGCTTCATCCTATGGCCTTCGCCGGGTGGGCCGGTTTCTTCGTGACATCGCTCAATCTGCTGCCCGCAGGTCAGCTTGATGGAGGGCATGTGATCCATGCCATGACTCCCAAGCTCAGTCACAAGATATCCTGGCTCACTTTGCTAGGTCTCGCCATCACCGCCTGGTTTTTCTCTGGGTGGTGGTTTGTCGTGATCCTGGTCTTTTTTATCGGCCTGCGGCATCCTCCCGTTGCCGATACTGAAGAATTGGGACAGAGCCGAATCTGGATGGGCTTTCTGGCGTTGATCATCTTTTTCCTGACCTTCACCCCCCATCCCTTCGGGAACATTCCCTAA
- a CDS encoding sigma 54-interacting transcriptional regulator, whose amino-acid sequence MKENERPLEKKNPAPKEGTSRLEREWLTDPSPTEIRHASHDLNVKQTESTEAGSSSREKRLEKLLSITGRISQVLELTPLLDQILDAVLEISNCQQGILLLANSDGRLEFVAGRDRNHKNLTSDGVQISHSLATQAFDTSRPVWEDNLQKGGRIDYKPGESISRLSLETVICVPLVGPHGTVGVLYLDSQLPGQLEKNEDLSLLKSFASQATIAIENARLHSQTATQRDSLALENSVLRREVEQICTFDNIIGQSAPMKQLFHVMERVLEVSTPVLIIGDTGTGKELIAKALHYHGSRAGGPFVPANCGAMSDTLMWSTLFGHRRGSFTGAIEDKAGLFELANQGSLFLDEIGELPLSIQAALLRALQDGVITRLGEEQRPRKVDTRLLYATHRNLEDMVAQGKFREDLYYRLNVIKLTVPPLRERGEDLRLLCENIHQRLSISMKRQIGPIPPETYRLLYSYAWPGNVRELENKLERAALLADPGSPLGPHLFPELKGSLASTVGDYQGETLREKLESAERGILEDELSKVEWNISNCARHLRCTRQHLHNRIRKLKINRPR is encoded by the coding sequence ATGAAGGAAAATGAACGCCCTCTGGAAAAGAAGAATCCCGCCCCCAAGGAAGGAACGAGTCGCCTCGAAAGGGAGTGGCTTACCGATCCATCCCCAACTGAAATCCGTCATGCATCCCACGATTTAAATGTTAAACAAACCGAATCAACTGAAGCGGGATCTTCTTCTCGAGAAAAAAGACTGGAAAAGCTTCTCTCTATTACCGGCCGCATCTCACAAGTTTTGGAACTCACACCGCTGCTCGATCAGATACTGGATGCCGTTCTAGAGATATCGAATTGCCAACAAGGTATATTGCTGTTAGCCAATTCCGACGGCCGGTTGGAATTTGTAGCGGGCCGCGATAGGAACCACAAAAACTTGACGTCGGACGGAGTCCAAATTTCTCATTCTCTGGCCACTCAAGCCTTCGATACAAGCCGCCCTGTTTGGGAAGACAATCTCCAGAAGGGCGGAAGGATTGACTACAAGCCGGGTGAGAGTATCTCGCGTTTATCACTCGAAACTGTCATTTGTGTGCCCCTGGTCGGACCGCATGGGACAGTGGGAGTCCTTTATCTCGATAGTCAACTGCCCGGCCAGCTCGAAAAAAATGAGGACTTGTCACTGCTGAAATCCTTTGCTTCACAGGCAACCATTGCCATTGAAAATGCAAGGCTCCACAGCCAGACGGCAACCCAGCGCGATTCACTCGCACTTGAGAATTCGGTACTCCGTCGCGAAGTCGAGCAAATCTGTACCTTTGACAATATCATCGGGCAGAGTGCTCCGATGAAACAATTATTCCATGTTATGGAGCGTGTTTTAGAGGTTTCGACCCCCGTCTTAATCATTGGTGACACGGGGACCGGTAAGGAACTTATTGCAAAGGCGCTTCATTACCATGGATCCAGGGCCGGCGGACCATTTGTTCCGGCGAACTGCGGCGCCATGAGTGACACCCTAATGTGGAGCACTCTCTTTGGTCATCGCAGAGGTTCTTTTACAGGAGCGATTGAAGATAAGGCGGGGTTGTTCGAATTGGCAAATCAGGGAAGCCTGTTTCTTGATGAAATCGGCGAACTGCCATTGAGCATACAGGCGGCATTGCTGCGGGCGCTGCAGGACGGTGTTATTACACGTCTCGGGGAGGAGCAGCGCCCGCGGAAGGTTGATACTCGTCTACTCTATGCAACGCATCGCAATTTGGAGGATATGGTAGCGCAAGGAAAGTTCAGAGAAGATCTCTATTACCGTCTTAATGTTATCAAGTTGACCGTTCCCCCGCTTCGCGAAAGGGGAGAGGATCTTCGACTCCTTTGTGAAAATATCCATCAGAGATTGTCCATATCGATGAAGCGGCAAATCGGTCCGATTCCGCCGGAAACTTATCGGCTGCTCTATTCCTACGCCTGGCCGGGCAACGTGCGGGAATTGGAGAATAAGCTCGAGAGGGCTGCTTTGCTGGCGGATCCTGGTAGTCCCCTCGGCCCCCACCTTTTCCCCGAACTGAAGGGGTCCCTGGCGAGTACCGTGGGGGATTATCAAGGAGAGACCCTGCGCGAGAAACTAGAGAGCGCAGAAAGAGGTATCCTGGAAGATGAACTCTCAAAGGTCGAATGGAACATCTCGAATTGCGCCCGTCATCTCCGATGCACACGGCAACATCTGCATAATCGAATTAGAAAGCTAAAGATAAACCGCCCACGATAG